The following proteins come from a genomic window of Rhodohalobacter sp. 614A:
- a CDS encoding VOC family protein gives MSQLITGIQQVGIGVTNIDEAWPWYRKFFGTDVPIFDDEATANLMTRYTGGDAHSRRAVLAINMSGGGGFEIWQFKSRTPEPCQFEPQLGDFGINAVKIKCKDVRKAHDHFTALGNETLSPLHKLPNGEQTFWTKDPYGNLFQAVKGDSWFTKGKHSTGGVCGAVIGVSDIDAVLPLYTIALGFDEIIYNETGTFSDLDENHEFRRILLRKKQKDDGAFSRLFGHIDIELVQSLNRKPRKIYAGRYWGDPGFIHICFDVNDMKTLQAKCEELGFPFTVDSSSSFDMGEAAGQFSYIEDPDGTLIEFVEAHRVPIMKKWGWFINLKKRKHQKPLPDWMLKTMSFNRVKG, from the coding sequence ATGAGTCAATTAATTACCGGGATTCAACAGGTTGGAATTGGAGTTACAAATATTGATGAAGCCTGGCCGTGGTACCGCAAATTTTTTGGTACAGATGTTCCCATTTTTGATGATGAAGCCACCGCAAACCTCATGACCCGCTACACCGGTGGCGATGCCCACTCGCGCCGGGCTGTTCTGGCAATTAATATGAGCGGCGGCGGCGGATTCGAAATCTGGCAATTTAAAAGCCGCACACCGGAACCTTGCCAGTTTGAACCTCAATTAGGCGATTTTGGAATTAACGCCGTAAAAATTAAATGTAAAGATGTACGAAAAGCTCATGACCATTTTACGGCCCTGGGCAATGAAACACTCTCTCCTCTTCACAAACTCCCGAATGGTGAGCAGACATTCTGGACCAAAGATCCATACGGCAACCTGTTTCAGGCGGTTAAAGGAGATTCCTGGTTTACAAAAGGAAAACACTCTACAGGTGGTGTTTGCGGAGCCGTAATTGGGGTCAGCGACATTGATGCCGTTCTCCCACTCTACACAATCGCACTCGGTTTTGATGAAATTATTTATAATGAGACCGGAACCTTCTCCGACCTGGATGAAAACCATGAATTCCGCCGGATTCTCCTTCGCAAAAAACAAAAAGATGATGGTGCATTCAGCCGGCTTTTTGGTCATATTGATATCGAACTGGTTCAGTCATTAAACCGAAAACCCCGGAAAATTTATGCCGGAAGATATTGGGGCGATCCGGGATTTATTCATATCTGCTTTGATGTCAACGATATGAAAACGCTCCAGGCCAAATGCGAAGAACTTGGATTTCCATTTACAGTAGACAGCTCCTCTTCTTTTGATATGGGCGAAGCCGCCGGTCAGTTTTCCTACATCGAAGATCCTGATGGCACACTCATCGAATTTGTTGAAGCGCACAGAGTGCCAATCATGAAAAAGTGGGGATGGTTTATTAATCTGAAAAAAAGGAAACACCAAAAACCACTGCCCGACTGGATGCTGAAAACAATGAGTTTTAACCGGGTGAAGGGTTAG
- a CDS encoding RNA polymerase sigma factor produces the protein MDFYQFVNYSAIVGFQRIYSICSIISFSVEIMSKIEDKITIRRLKLGDNDVYEKLYHQYHKRLYSFAFKYLKSHELAEDAVHDTFIKLWDARTSVHSNIKGFLFTSVRNHVMNMIRNHKRKVLKHIQLEQRRKKSSNKTEDVIIYSEYQQILARGLDELPDGKREIFKLKTFQELSNRDIAKQLGITIHTVKSQYYEASKFIRQYMDDHADLQIRARSNG, from the coding sequence TTGGATTTTTATCAATTCGTTAACTATTCTGCAATCGTTGGATTTCAGCGGATTTATTCCATCTGCTCTATCATTTCTTTTTCTGTCGAAATCATGTCAAAAATTGAAGATAAAATTACGATCAGGCGATTGAAGCTTGGTGATAATGATGTATATGAGAAACTCTATCATCAATATCACAAAAGACTGTACAGTTTTGCTTTTAAGTACCTGAAAAGCCATGAACTGGCCGAAGATGCCGTACATGATACGTTTATCAAACTTTGGGATGCCCGGACCTCCGTTCACTCCAACATCAAAGGATTTTTGTTTACGTCGGTTCGCAATCATGTGATGAACATGATCCGCAATCATAAACGAAAAGTGCTGAAACATATACAGCTTGAGCAGCGCAGGAAGAAATCATCCAACAAAACCGAAGATGTTATTATCTATTCCGAATATCAGCAGATTCTGGCGCGCGGCCTTGATGAACTTCCGGATGGAAAACGGGAAATTTTTAAGCTTAAAACTTTCCAGGAGCTTTCGAACCGAGACATTGCCAAACAACTCGGCATCACTATTCACACGGTGAAATCCCAATATTACGAGGCTTCCAAGTTCATCCGCCAATACATGGATGACCACGCAGATCTTCAAATAAGAGCTCGAAGTAACGGCTGA
- a CDS encoding FecR family protein, translated as MDKELLKKYFRNQCTLEEIEEILSWFQTEEGKLYFEESLDKDMQQYADDDRLLLYPDVPTDEILNKIRTSKKTRITSFDKSHRLWPIRIAVAFLISAVLGGVGYFSVLSQASAVDTEQANKVRTIATQQDQHRLVTLSDGTQIRLNSNSSIEIPNHFPPDERVVSLSGEAWFDVAGDKNRPFRIEAGQAAIQVLGTEFNVKMDETAQNIQVAVAEGTVSLKNSTDVNGHGAILTKNTLGVLNVNNREILIEQTPVDNYLSWISGKLFFYNDPLWTVSRYIERLYNVSVHFDNEYLKTLPLSTNMSREDLTGVLNIIAQTLGISYSLENNTVTWKDNANPKHITQ; from the coding sequence TTGGATAAGGAACTTCTGAAAAAATACTTCCGGAACCAGTGCACTCTTGAAGAAATTGAAGAGATTTTAAGCTGGTTCCAGACAGAAGAGGGCAAACTCTATTTTGAAGAAAGCCTGGATAAAGATATGCAGCAATATGCCGATGATGACAGGCTGCTGCTTTACCCGGATGTTCCAACGGATGAGATATTGAACAAGATCCGCACGTCAAAAAAAACCCGAATAACATCTTTTGATAAGAGCCATCGACTTTGGCCGATACGCATTGCCGTAGCGTTTCTGATATCGGCCGTTTTGGGAGGCGTTGGATATTTTAGCGTTCTATCACAAGCCAGTGCCGTTGATACCGAACAGGCAAATAAGGTACGCACCATTGCAACCCAGCAAGATCAACACCGGTTGGTGACTCTTTCGGACGGCACCCAAATACGCCTCAATTCCAATTCAAGTATTGAAATCCCCAACCATTTTCCTCCCGATGAGAGAGTTGTAAGCCTTTCAGGAGAAGCCTGGTTTGATGTAGCCGGGGATAAAAACCGACCGTTTCGTATTGAGGCAGGTCAGGCGGCCATTCAGGTTTTGGGAACAGAGTTTAATGTTAAAATGGATGAAACCGCCCAAAATATCCAGGTGGCTGTAGCCGAAGGAACGGTATCTCTCAAAAATTCTACAGATGTAAACGGCCACGGAGCTATTCTCACAAAAAATACACTTGGTGTTTTGAACGTCAACAACCGGGAAATTTTGATTGAACAGACTCCCGTTGATAACTATCTGAGTTGGATCAGCGGCAAGTTATTCTTTTATAATGATCCTCTCTGGACAGTAAGCCGTTATATCGAACGGCTGTATAATGTATCTGTTCATTTTGATAACGAATATCTAAAAACACTTCCTCTAAGTACCAATATGTCAAGAGAAGACCTGACCGGTGTGCTTAACATCATCGCTCAGACATTAGGTATTAGCTATTCACTCGAAAATAATACCGTTACATGGAAAGATAACGCGAACCCCAAACACATAACACAATGA
- a CDS encoding ATP-dependent DNA ligase: MNKTQNHSDAMNAENFNFYTLCKVIQTIRQTRSTNGKIQAFAEYLRRLPSDRDLHLAAQFTAEGAFEEVSGKRASVGSRTSALAAAKFCEIDYDLVFKPCRTATGSSSETIERLMNNIPEAIEKRVPGNLTLEQVDEIFDQLYAVSSRADKEKILWETWSRMTPVEIKYFIRMLSQGSLRIGFETRSVVAAIAKAFKKKREDVRYAHMITGSIGKTAVLAKHNQLDEARFKLFHPLSFMLASPIESRSVDHIEQYVAEEKFDGMRAQVHVKENTVQIFSRDLNDITRSFPEIVSFFIERKMPATVFDGEICVYKDDTILPFQLLQKRMGIKKPGKKILEKYPVLFIAYDLLFTDGKPIFDLKLPGRRKLLEKLSKKHRLPTSVQFEISGNDDIEYLFNRALRHGNEGLMLKHKESKYEYGQRRKSWLKVKKPGGSFDTVVMYAHAGSGKRGGTYSDFTLGISVKEDERYEEEFIPIGKAYGGYTDEELKKINQRVKELTVERYGPTLGLIPKLVVEIEFDDIQVNRRTKAGYTLRLPRLKAIRWDLGPEDVDTLKTVEKMYQEKLQQERLTQDKNPSFEF, from the coding sequence TTGAATAAAACGCAGAACCACTCCGATGCTATGAATGCTGAAAACTTCAACTTTTATACGCTCTGCAAGGTCATTCAGACCATTCGGCAGACCCGGAGTACCAATGGCAAAATTCAGGCTTTTGCCGAATATCTTCGTCGGTTACCGTCTGACCGGGATTTGCATCTTGCTGCCCAGTTTACGGCGGAGGGTGCGTTTGAAGAAGTGAGTGGAAAACGGGCATCCGTCGGGAGCCGGACCAGCGCTTTGGCGGCTGCCAAATTCTGTGAAATTGATTACGATCTCGTTTTCAAACCATGCCGTACAGCAACGGGAAGCAGTTCCGAAACCATTGAACGATTGATGAACAACATTCCCGAAGCCATCGAAAAAAGAGTTCCCGGAAACCTGACACTTGAACAAGTTGACGAAATTTTTGATCAGCTTTATGCGGTCTCTTCCCGGGCCGACAAAGAAAAAATTCTTTGGGAAACCTGGAGCCGGATGACACCAGTGGAGATCAAATATTTTATTCGAATGCTCAGCCAGGGATCACTTCGAATCGGGTTTGAAACACGGAGCGTGGTAGCCGCCATCGCAAAAGCTTTTAAGAAGAAACGTGAGGATGTCCGCTACGCCCATATGATTACCGGAAGCATCGGAAAAACAGCCGTGCTGGCAAAACACAATCAGCTTGATGAAGCCCGGTTCAAGCTGTTTCATCCGCTTTCATTTATGCTGGCATCGCCAATCGAAAGTCGATCTGTTGATCATATTGAGCAATATGTTGCCGAAGAAAAATTTGATGGCATGCGTGCACAGGTCCACGTAAAAGAAAATACCGTACAAATCTTTTCACGAGATCTGAATGACATTACCCGTTCCTTTCCGGAGATCGTCTCGTTTTTTATTGAAAGAAAAATGCCGGCCACTGTATTTGATGGGGAAATTTGTGTTTATAAAGACGACACCATCCTTCCCTTTCAACTCCTTCAAAAAAGAATGGGAATCAAAAAACCCGGCAAAAAAATCCTCGAAAAATACCCGGTGCTCTTTATCGCTTATGACCTTCTCTTCACGGATGGAAAACCTATTTTTGATTTAAAACTTCCGGGACGCCGGAAACTGCTTGAAAAATTATCAAAAAAACATCGTTTGCCGACATCCGTTCAGTTTGAAATTTCCGGGAATGATGATATCGAATATTTATTCAATCGGGCACTCAGGCATGGTAATGAGGGATTGATGCTGAAGCATAAAGAGAGCAAATACGAATATGGTCAGCGCCGAAAATCGTGGTTAAAAGTAAAAAAACCCGGCGGTTCTTTTGATACGGTCGTGATGTATGCCCACGCCGGAAGTGGCAAACGCGGCGGAACCTACTCCGATTTTACGCTTGGAATTTCTGTCAAGGAAGATGAACGGTATGAAGAGGAATTTATTCCGATTGGGAAAGCGTATGGCGGTTATACGGATGAAGAGTTAAAAAAAATCAACCAAAGAGTAAAAGAACTGACTGTTGAGCGGTACGGACCAACGCTCGGTCTGATTCCGAAACTGGTAGTGGAAATAGAGTTCGACGATATCCAGGTAAACAGGCGGACGAAAGCGGGATACACGTTGCGATTGCCAAGACTCAAAGCGATCCGCTGGGATTTAGGCCCCGAAGATGTAGATACACTCAAAACCGTTGAGAAAATGTATCAGGAAAAGTTACAGCAAGAACGCCTCACGCAAGATAAAAACCCATCTTTTGAGTTTTAA
- a CDS encoding SusD/RagB family nutrient-binding outer membrane lipoprotein: protein MKKLLIPFTIIAFFLSSCDVTSIDDDINKNPNLPSDADPTQLIANAMLWLPALGSAPSSGYNSTPQGEYNAQYLSQTIYVDGSLYQEGATSFYWFYQEPLINLQTAIDNSTLDNQIAVAKILKAYFIWHMTDRWGDIPYSEALMGADQFTPVYDTQESIYNSLFALLKEAKDEINTGSSLRSDVIYEGNMEQWITFSNTVRLLMALRLSEVNPQLAQQEFNAALNDGVMTSNDDSFIFEHLANEDNESFWYDQVVRTSRDWWALSEGLVSLMKPVNDPRLSFYGDLPQGNETEYIGLPFGTPEEGIDPNDYSLLGSDMYEQDAPVYLVTYAQVLFAKAEAAARGWIGEDAESNYNAAIENSLLQWTGSSAEASSFIAQPEIAYDSANSIERISEQRYVHLFLHGFEAWAEYRRTGYPANMVSPLGRDVPLRQSYTSDEALNNTENYQQAVDRQFGGENNLYGRLWWDVE from the coding sequence ATGAAGAAATTACTTATACCTTTTACGATTATAGCTTTTTTCCTGAGCAGTTGTGATGTTACCAGTATTGATGATGACATCAACAAAAACCCGAACTTGCCCAGTGATGCGGATCCTACTCAACTCATCGCCAATGCGATGTTATGGTTACCGGCATTAGGTTCTGCACCTTCAAGCGGGTACAATTCAACCCCGCAGGGAGAATATAATGCCCAATATCTCTCACAGACCATTTATGTAGACGGGTCTCTATACCAGGAAGGAGCTACAAGCTTTTACTGGTTCTATCAGGAACCGCTCATAAATCTTCAAACGGCTATCGATAATTCAACACTCGACAATCAGATTGCCGTGGCTAAAATCTTGAAGGCTTATTTTATCTGGCATATGACGGACCGTTGGGGTGACATCCCCTACTCGGAAGCTCTGATGGGAGCTGATCAGTTCACTCCTGTATATGATACACAAGAGTCGATCTATAACAGTTTATTTGCTCTTCTGAAAGAAGCAAAAGATGAAATAAATACAGGCAGTTCCTTAAGAAGCGATGTTATCTATGAAGGTAATATGGAACAGTGGATTACATTTAGTAACACCGTTCGTTTACTTATGGCATTGCGCCTTTCTGAAGTTAATCCGCAGCTGGCTCAGCAGGAGTTTAATGCTGCTCTGAATGATGGAGTCATGACATCGAATGACGACAGTTTCATTTTCGAACATCTTGCAAATGAAGACAATGAGAGCTTTTGGTACGACCAGGTCGTGCGAACTTCCAGGGACTGGTGGGCGCTTAGTGAAGGGCTCGTCAGCCTGATGAAACCGGTAAATGACCCGCGGCTTTCCTTTTACGGAGATTTGCCTCAGGGTAACGAAACCGAATACATTGGCCTGCCATTTGGCACACCCGAAGAAGGAATTGATCCGAACGATTATTCTCTGCTGGGTTCCGATATGTACGAGCAGGACGCACCGGTATATCTTGTGACCTATGCACAGGTACTGTTTGCAAAGGCAGAAGCCGCCGCACGGGGTTGGATTGGCGAAGATGCCGAAAGTAATTACAATGCAGCTATCGAAAACTCACTTCTGCAGTGGACCGGAAGCTCAGCTGAAGCATCCAGTTTTATAGCCCAGCCGGAAATTGCTTATGATTCTGCAAATTCTATTGAGAGAATTTCCGAGCAGCGATATGTGCATCTTTTCCTTCATGGGTTTGAAGCCTGGGCCGAATACCGAAGAACCGGTTACCCGGCTAATATGGTGAGTCCCCTTGGCCGAGATGTCCCGCTGCGACAGAGTTACACATCGGATGAAGCTCTGAATAACACCGAGAACTATCAGCAGGCGGTAGACCGACAGTTTGGAGGTGAAAACAATTTATATGGGCGCCTCTGGTGGGATGTTGAGTAG
- a CDS encoding SusC/RagA family TonB-linked outer membrane protein, translated as MMDNVTNQTNRRHKPLMSIVLLAILCFFIVENPADARNSRINGNANYQFAQQVQLTQLYASQSEDLPPRVSVNVEDAKLIDVLHQLANELDVNISIDTRTIANTKVTYRQSNKNVFDVLDDLLENTNLSYTVSDDKRTLIIYETGQQPEDEQDLFQGSVTGTVTDADTGVPLVGVNIVITGMGVGTATDANGNYEIGNIPEGEHELVARYIGYTTWTQTIEVTGDEETVVNIDLAVSTRELNEVVVTALGITRNERSVGYSSQEIGGSDLTISQEQNVIGSLSGKIAGVQVSGSSGASLGGTQTIKIRGINSLNGEDQPLIVVDGTPISNGNFASSAGTDYGNLAQDVNPDDIESINVLKGPAASALYGIRGQYGVVMITTKKGAGRDDIVVELNSGFSIQQATNFMNFQNLYGAGYSLDFPTLENGDPYVQTNADESWGPRMDGTLVREYFSFYPQDPRYQQLTPFEPHPDNIKDFFETGYKSNQGISVSGGSENSNYRLSFNDSRITGVSPNTWLNRNNVGISAGVDASDQWRFTTNLNYARNSAQRPPQGSGYGTRHFRQWFQRSLDMKNLKNYQYEDGTYSHWNIRIPDEGEIPTIAYWSNPYFLAYESPTKDSRNRIFGDVGVEYNPLQNLTISGHIRGDVYIQNIESRTAAGGVETPGFFIGKYEGQEMNYEVLAQYTERWADFSLDATVGGNVFDSNYSYLRQETVGGLTSPGYYNIDASLDRPDPDNYLSEKRIVSGFGLVSLGYQDTYFVDVSIRSDKSSTLPKDNNTYWYPSVSGSFVFSELLDWEPLAFGKIRASYAQAGSDLGPYQTTPVYGVGTVYGNVNTLTVPNAINNPNIKPSFSHSYEAGIDLNFFGRMELNFTYYQQQNENQIIDLNISGASGYSEATINAGLIENRGIELSLSGSPIQSQSFAWDATFNLGLNRNEVVELHPDIDVYTHGSTTYSGTTSYMNSYEGAAYGRLVGQAYVRDEATGKIILDDNNLPIWTDATHDFGSVLPDFTGGFMNVFRYKNFSLGAMIDFQAGGQFFSRSLLLAVKTGLSPLTAEVNDNGVNVREPIDQGGGVKIEGISESTGEPVTAYVDPQALYNGVLGDDIYEDWVVDASYIKLRELRFGYTFNNEMLSNLPVRSIEVSVFANNPVMIWQKAPQGLDPSELSSGGQDITWYESGQLNTVRTFGMNVNLIF; from the coding sequence ATGATGGACAACGTTACAAATCAGACCAACCGGAGGCACAAGCCGCTTATGAGCATCGTTCTTCTGGCAATTCTGTGTTTCTTTATAGTGGAAAATCCCGCTGACGCCCGGAATTCCCGGATAAACGGCAATGCGAATTACCAGTTTGCCCAGCAGGTTCAACTAACTCAACTTTATGCCAGCCAATCAGAGGATCTTCCTCCCAGGGTTTCGGTGAATGTTGAAGATGCCAAGTTAATAGATGTGCTGCATCAACTTGCAAATGAACTGGATGTAAATATTTCCATAGACACCCGGACAATTGCAAATACTAAAGTGACCTATCGGCAAAGCAACAAAAATGTGTTTGATGTGCTCGATGATTTGCTTGAAAACACAAATCTCAGCTATACGGTTAGTGATGACAAACGAACACTGATTATCTATGAAACCGGGCAACAGCCTGAAGACGAACAAGATCTATTCCAGGGTAGTGTTACCGGTACGGTTACAGATGCTGACACCGGTGTTCCGCTTGTTGGAGTGAATATTGTAATTACGGGCATGGGAGTGGGTACCGCCACAGATGCCAACGGAAATTATGAAATTGGAAACATCCCTGAAGGAGAGCATGAGCTGGTGGCCAGATATATCGGCTATACTACATGGACTCAAACAATCGAAGTAACAGGTGATGAAGAAACTGTTGTAAATATTGACTTGGCGGTTTCCACACGGGAATTGAATGAAGTGGTTGTAACGGCACTCGGCATCACCCGAAATGAGCGTTCCGTGGGGTATTCATCACAAGAAATTGGCGGCTCAGACCTGACGATTTCACAAGAACAGAACGTGATCGGTTCGCTTTCCGGAAAAATTGCCGGTGTTCAGGTTAGTGGTTCTTCCGGTGCCAGCCTTGGAGGAACACAAACCATTAAAATACGTGGCATAAACTCGCTAAACGGTGAAGACCAACCACTGATTGTTGTAGACGGCACCCCCATTTCTAATGGCAATTTTGCAAGTAGCGCTGGTACCGATTATGGAAACCTTGCGCAGGATGTTAACCCCGATGACATTGAATCCATCAACGTGTTGAAGGGGCCGGCGGCATCTGCCCTCTATGGTATTCGCGGCCAATATGGTGTCGTGATGATTACCACGAAAAAAGGAGCGGGACGGGATGATATTGTAGTAGAATTGAACTCAGGGTTTTCCATACAACAGGCTACAAATTTTATGAATTTCCAAAATCTGTACGGCGCAGGTTATTCTCTGGATTTCCCAACGCTGGAAAATGGGGATCCCTATGTGCAAACAAATGCTGATGAAAGCTGGGGCCCCCGAATGGACGGAACACTTGTTCGCGAGTACTTCAGTTTTTATCCGCAGGATCCGCGCTATCAACAACTCACTCCGTTTGAGCCCCACCCTGATAACATCAAAGATTTCTTTGAAACAGGATATAAATCAAACCAGGGAATCTCGGTTTCCGGTGGCAGTGAGAACAGCAATTACCGCCTGAGTTTTAACGACTCCCGGATTACCGGAGTGTCTCCAAACACATGGCTGAACCGAAATAATGTAGGGATTAGTGCCGGTGTTGATGCAAGCGACCAATGGCGATTCACTACAAATTTAAATTATGCCAGAAACAGTGCCCAGCGTCCGCCGCAGGGTTCAGGTTACGGTACGCGGCACTTCCGGCAATGGTTCCAGCGCAGTCTTGATATGAAAAACCTGAAAAACTATCAGTACGAAGACGGCACCTATAGCCACTGGAATATCCGCATACCGGACGAGGGAGAAATCCCCACTATTGCCTATTGGTCAAATCCTTATTTTCTCGCCTATGAAAGCCCGACCAAGGACAGCCGAAACCGTATTTTCGGGGATGTTGGAGTTGAGTACAATCCTCTCCAAAACCTGACCATCAGCGGACACATTCGCGGAGATGTTTACATTCAAAACATTGAAAGCAGAACCGCTGCCGGCGGTGTGGAAACTCCCGGATTCTTTATCGGAAAATACGAAGGCCAGGAAATGAACTACGAAGTACTGGCTCAGTATACTGAAAGATGGGCTGATTTTTCTCTGGATGCTACCGTGGGAGGAAATGTTTTTGACAGCAACTATTCTTACCTGAGACAGGAAACCGTAGGCGGCCTGACGTCACCCGGTTACTATAATATTGATGCTTCTTTAGATCGGCCGGATCCTGACAACTACCTTTCAGAAAAAAGAATTGTGAGTGGATTCGGTTTGGTATCACTGGGTTATCAGGATACATATTTTGTGGATGTCAGTATCCGAAGTGATAAATCGTCTACTCTTCCAAAAGACAATAATACTTATTGGTATCCGTCTGTTTCTGGTAGTTTTGTATTCAGTGAGTTATTGGATTGGGAGCCTCTGGCTTTTGGTAAAATCCGTGCCAGTTATGCACAGGCCGGATCTGATCTGGGGCCCTATCAAACAACGCCCGTTTATGGAGTCGGCACAGTGTATGGAAACGTGAATACCTTAACCGTGCCCAATGCCATCAACAATCCAAATATCAAACCTTCATTTTCTCACTCTTACGAAGCAGGAATTGATTTGAATTTCTTCGGACGAATGGAGTTGAACTTCACATACTATCAACAGCAAAATGAAAACCAGATTATTGATCTGAATATTTCAGGAGCCAGCGGATACAGTGAAGCCACAATCAATGCAGGTTTGATAGAAAACAGAGGAATTGAACTGAGCCTTTCCGGATCGCCCATTCAATCACAGTCTTTTGCCTGGGATGCAACCTTTAATTTAGGCCTCAACAGAAATGAAGTGGTTGAACTTCACCCAGATATTGATGTATACACACACGGTTCTACAACCTATTCCGGAACAACCAGTTACATGAACTCCTACGAAGGTGCTGCTTATGGAAGGCTGGTTGGCCAGGCTTATGTTCGCGACGAAGCAACCGGAAAAATTATTCTGGACGACAACAACCTTCCCATCTGGACGGATGCAACTCATGATTTCGGATCCGTTCTCCCGGATTTTACCGGTGGATTTATGAATGTCTTCCGCTATAAAAACTTCAGCCTCGGCGCGATGATCGACTTCCAGGCCGGTGGACAGTTCTTCAGCCGTTCTTTACTGCTTGCAGTAAAAACAGGCTTATCTCCGCTTACTGCCGAAGTAAATGACAACGGCGTAAACGTTCGAGAACCGATTGACCAGGGCGGAGGTGTAAAAATTGAAGGAATCTCAGAATCTACGGGAGAACCGGTTACGGCGTATGTCGATCCCCAGGCTCTGTACAACGGCGTTCTCGGTGATGATATTTATGAAGACTGGGTGGTTGATGCTTCCTACATCAAACTGCGGGAGCTTCGGTTCGGGTATACATTCAACAATGAAATGCTGAGCAACCTGCCCGTGCGATCCATTGAAGTGTCTGTTTTTGCCAATAATCCCGTAATGATCTGGCAAAAAGCACCACAGGGATTAGACCCGTCTGAACTGTCTTCCGGCGGCCAGGATATAACCTGGTACGAATCAGGACAGTTAAATACCGTTCGGACTTTCGGTATGAATGTAAACTTAATCTTTTAA
- a CDS encoding ABC transporter ATP-binding protein gives MKINNDHRQPPILEMENATVRREGIHILDQFSLTIQMNENTAIAGPNGSGKSTFIKLITQEIYPIANKEGAPPVRMFGKDHWVLEELKSKLSIVSSDLQNSFLHNTKEGHIPGLDVVVTGFFSSLRLFPHQHISEYMIEKAKKALSLMDATQLADKMLNKMSTGEVRRVLISRALVTEPEVLILDEPTTALDFVARHKFMDQIRKIVQGGTTLILVTHHIEEMIPEIERVVLIKNGKKEFDGSKNDILTSANLSEIYDHRVKLDRNNGLYKVHVD, from the coding sequence ATGAAGATTAACAACGATCATCGCCAGCCTCCCATCCTTGAGATGGAAAATGCAACGGTTCGGCGCGAAGGAATTCACATCCTCGACCAGTTTTCGCTGACCATTCAAATGAACGAAAATACTGCGATTGCCGGCCCGAATGGCTCCGGAAAATCGACATTTATTAAGCTCATTACACAGGAAATTTACCCGATTGCCAATAAAGAAGGGGCACCGCCTGTACGTATGTTTGGCAAAGATCATTGGGTATTAGAGGAGTTGAAGTCGAAGTTGAGTATCGTTTCCAGTGATCTGCAGAACAGTTTTCTGCACAACACAAAAGAGGGACATATTCCTGGTTTGGATGTTGTTGTCACTGGTTTTTTCTCGAGTCTTCGGCTCTTCCCGCATCAACATATTTCTGAATATATGATTGAAAAAGCGAAAAAAGCACTCTCGCTGATGGATGCCACACAACTGGCGGATAAAATGCTGAATAAAATGTCTACCGGCGAAGTGAGAAGGGTTCTTATTTCAAGAGCTTTGGTAACCGAACCGGAAGTTCTGATTCTGGATGAACCCACAACCGCACTCGATTTTGTTGCCCGGCATAAATTTATGGACCAGATTCGAAAAATCGTTCAAGGCGGAACAACGTTGATTCTCGTTACCCATCACATCGAGGAAATGATCCCTGAAATTGAACGAGTTGTTCTGATAAAGAATGGGAAAAAAGAGTTTGACGGATCAAAAAATGATATTCTTACATCTGCTAATTTGAGTGAAATTTATGATCACCGGGTGAAACTGGATCGAAATAATGGTCTCTATAAAGTTCATGTTGATTGA